A genomic stretch from Solanum stenotomum isolate F172 chromosome 8, ASM1918654v1, whole genome shotgun sequence includes:
- the LOC125872298 gene encoding pyruvate decarboxylase 2: MDNANGTTSCIQNSHSSSVIASPDATLGRHLARRLVEIGVEDVFSVPGDFNLTLLDHLIAEPRLKNVGCCNELNAGYAADGYARSRGVGACVVTFTVGGLSVINAIAGAYSENLPIICIVGGPNTNDYGTNRILHHTIGLPDFSQELRCFQTVTCYQAVINNLEDALEQIDRAISTALIERKPVYISISCNLPATPHPTFSRDPIPFFLSPRLSSKKGLEAAVDAAVAFLSKAVKPVMIGGPKLRVAKACDAFAELADSSGYAMAMMPSAKGLVAEQHPHFIGTYWGAVGTSYCAEIVESADAYLFAGPVFNDYSSVGYSLLIKREKALIVQPDRVVIGNGPAFGCVLMKDFLSELAKKVKKNETAYDNYRRIFVPEGTPPKPEPNEPLRVNVLFQHVQKMLSADTAVIAETGDSWFNCQKLKLPEGCGYQFQMQYGSIGWSVGATLGYAQSVPKKRVISFIGDGSFQVTAQDVSTMIRCDQKTIIFLINNGGYTIEVEIHDGPYNVIKNWNYTGLVDALHNGEGNCWTQKVRTEEELTEAIATATGEKKDCLCFIEVIVHRDDTSKELLEWGSRVCSANGRPPNPQ, translated from the exons ATGGACAATGCAAATGGCACCACTTCCTGTATCCAAAACTCACATTCTTCTTCCGTTATTGCGAGCCCTGACGCAACCTTAGGGCGCCATTTAGCCCGAAGGTTAGTTGAAATTGGCGTTGAGGATGTTTTCTCGGTGCCTGGTGATTTCAACCTCACACTTCTTGATCACCTAATTGCTGAGCCAAGGCTTAAGAATGTTGGTTGTTGCAATGAGCTTAATGCTGGATATGCTGCTGACGGGTACGCGAGGTCTCGGGGTGTTGGTGCGTGTGTTGTCACGTTCACTGTGGGTGGTCTTAGTGTGATTAATGCAATTGCTGGTGCTTATAGTGAGAACCTCCCTATTATCTGCATTGTTGGAGGTCCTAATACTAATGACTATGGAACTAATAGAATTCTGCATCATACTATTGGATTGCCTGATTTCAGCCAAGAACTTAGGTGTTTTCAGACTGTTACATGTTATCAG GCTGTGATAAATAACTTGGAGGATGCACTTGAACAAATTGATAGAGCAATTTCTACTGCTCTAATAGAAAGAAAGCCAGTATATATTAGTATCAGTTGCAATTTGCCAGCCACCCCTCATCCAACTTTCAGCAGGGATCCTATTCCATTTTTTCTATCACCTAG GCTAAGTAGCAAGAAGGGGTTGGAAGCTGCAGTGGATGCAGCAGTGGCCTTTCTAAGCAAGGCAGTAAAACCAGTCATGATTGGAGGGCCAAAGCTAAGAGTAGCTAAAGCTTGTGATGCTTTTGCTGAACTTGCTGATTCTTCTGGTTATGCCATGGCAATGATGCCATCAGCAAAAGGGCTAGTAGCAGAACAACACCCTCACTTCATTGGCACTTACTGGGGTGCGGTAGGCACATCCTATTGCGCGGAAATCGTTGAATCAGCTGATGCTTACTTGTTTGCTGGTCCGGTTTTTAATGATTACAGCTCTGTTGGGTACTCACTTTTGATCAAGAGAGAAAAGGCGTTAATTGTGCAGCCTGATAGAGTTGTAATTGGAAATGGACCAGCATTTGGTTGTGTCCTAATGAAAGATTTCCTATCTGAACTAgcaaagaaagtaaagaaaaacgAAACTGCTTATGATAACTATCGTCGGATCTTTGTTCCTGAAGGAACTCCTCCAAAGCCGGAGCCTAACGAACCTCTAAGAGTCAATGTTCTGTTCCAACATGTACAGAAGATGCTTTCAGCTGATACAGCTGTGATTGCTGAGACAGGGGATTCTTGGTTCAATTGCCAGAAGCTTAAGTTACCAGAAGGATGTGG GTATCAATTCCAGATGCAATATGGCTCCATTGGTTGGTCTGTTGGTGCTACCTTGGGCTATGCACAATCTGTACCCAAAAAACGTGTCATATCTTTCATCGGTGATGGAAGTTTTCAG GTTACTGCACAAGACGTGTCAACAATGATTCGTTGTGACCAAAAAACTATCATTTTCTTGATTAATAATGGTGGTTACACCATTGAGGTTGAAATCCATGATGGGCCTTATAATGTGATCAAGAACTGGAACTACACTGGTTTGGTGGATGCACTTCACAATGGTGAAGGTAATTGCTGGACCCAAAAG GTAAGGACGGAAGAGGAGCTGACAGAAGCAATTGCAACTGCAACTGGAGAGAAGAAAGATTGCTTATGTTTCATTGAAGTTATTGTTCACAGGGATGATACTAGCAAAGAGTTACTTGAGTGGGGATCTAGAGTCTGTTCTGCCAATGGACGTCCACCAAACCCTCAATGA
- the LOC125874286 gene encoding ran-binding protein 1 homolog a-like, translating into MSSAEPKHEHREEEEAAGADDEDTGAHVAPIVRLEEVAVTTGEENEDAILDLKAKLYRFDKEGNQWKERGAGTVKLLKHKETGKVRLVMRQSKTLKICANHLVIPTMTVQEHAGNEKSCVWHAADFADGELKDEFFCIRFASLENCKTFMETFQEVAESQTKKEENVDASNAAGLLEKLSVEDKKPEEKSEEKTEEKVKEDDVKQERPSDNAEKKEEAASA; encoded by the exons ATGTCTAGCGCCGAGCCTAAACACGAGCACAGAGAGGAGGAAGAAGCCGCTGGAGCCGATGACGAAGATACCGGAGCTCACGTTGCGCCGATTGTCAGGCTCGAGGAAGTTGCCGTAACAACTGGCGAAGAGAACGAAGATGCTATCCTCGATTT GAAAGCGAAGCTTTATCGATTCGACAAAGAGGGAAATCAGTGGAAAGAGAGAGGTGCTGGTACTGTTAAGCTTTTAAAGCATAAGGAAACTGGAAAAGTTCGTCTTGTTATGCGTCAATCTAAGACTCTTAAGATCTGTGCCAATCATCTAG TTATTCCGACGATGACAGTTCAGGAACATGCTGGAAACGAGAAGTCCTGTGTGTGGCATGCCGCAGATTTTGCTGATGGTGAATTGAAGGATGAATTTTTCTGTATTAGATTTGCATCGTTAGAGA ATTGCAAGACCTTCATGGAGACTTTCCAAGAGGTTGCTGAATCACAAACGAAGAAAGAGGAAAATGTGGATGCATCTAATGCTGCTGGCCTACTTGAGAAGTTGAGTGTCGAAGATAAGAAACCAGAAGAGAAGAGCGAGGAAAAAACTGAAGAGAAAGTTAAGGAAGACGACGTCAAACAAGAGAGGCCTTCTGATAATGCAGAGAAAAAGGAAGAGGCTGCTTCAGCCTGA